ACGGTTCAGCCCCCTGGGCGCGCGCGGCATCGGCGAGGTCGCAACAACGGGAGTCGCCGCAGCCATTGCCAATGCAGTCTACAACGCGACCGGGAAACGCGTGCGAAACTTTCCCATCACGGCCGACAAGATAATGGCCACTGCGGGAACGACTGCTTGAGCAGAAGGCGGAGGAGTCTTGTGAAAGCAAAACGGACCATCCCTATGGCATTGCTCATCGCGTTTGCGATGCAAGCCTTAGCCCAGCAGTCGCCGCCGGTCCCGGAGAGTTCGTCCCTGATCCTGACCAACGCGATTCCCCTTCCAAACGAGCCGGGCCGCATCGACCACTTCGCACTGGATCCTGCCGGCCGCGTGTTTGTGTGCATCGTCGGAAACGACAAGGTGGCAGTCGTTGAGACCTTTTCCGGCAAGGAGATCTACTCCATCTCTGTGCCTCGTCCGCAGGGTGCGGTGTATGTGCCCGAATTCGGCAAGCTGTTCGTGGGAAGCCGCGATGGCAAGCTCTTTATCTTCGACGGAACCAGCTACAAACTCACTGGATCCATCAACTTCTTTGGCGATACGGACAACGTTCGCTACGACCAGGCAGCAAAGCGAGTTTATGTCGGCCATGGCGATGGTCCTGATGCCGGCATCGCAGCGGTCGACCCGCGCACGAACCAGCGGTTGGAGGAAGAGTACAAGCTTGGCGCGCATCCAGAATCCTTTCAGTTGGAGGCGTCAGGCCAACGCATCTTTGTCAACCTGCCGGACCTCAAGCGAATCGATGTCATCGATCGCAAGGCCGGCTCCATTTCGAAATGGCCGATGACAAAATACCAGGACAACTTCGCGATGGCGCTGGACGAGCGAGACCACCGCTTGTTTGTCGGGGCCAAGACGCCAGCGCGCCTTGTCGTGTTGGACACAAATACGGGCCAGGTGGTGGCCGCATTGCCCAGTGTCGCCGATAGTGACGACCTGTGGTACGACGCAGAGTACCGCCGTATCTATATGCCCGGAGGCCAGGGCTACATCAGTGTCTTCGATCAGATAGGCCCCGACCGATACAAGCTGCTCGAGAAAGTTCCACCCTCCCTAGGCGCCCGCACGGCCTGCTATGCGGCCAAGATCGGCAAGAAAGGGGCCCACCGATTCTTCCTGGATGTCCCCGCGCGCTCCGGCCGGGACGCGGAACTCTGGATTTATCAGGCACAGGAGAGCGACCAGAGAAAGCTCCTGATGGTGCAGAGGCCGGAACAATGGCAGAGATGCGGGTGTCCCATCTCTCGATTCTGAGACATGGGTTTTAGTCCGAGCCCACAAACGTTACACCCACGAGGAATCCGCTCTGATCCGCCTTGGCAACCGTCTGATCTAAAGCGGATCCAATCCTGCATTCCGCACCATAGAGCGGAACATCCGTCGCGTTCGATCGGCCATCTCGACCAGCGATCCGCACGTCGCAGCAGCAACATATCGATCCGGTCGAAGCATCATCACGACCGTGTCCTCGCCTTCTACAAAAGATGACATCGTTCCGTTCACGTCCCGCGCCACTTCGATCTCAGGGGAAGCGCCGGGGTCGGGATTGTAGATGCTTGGCAAAATGGCGAGCGGCCGAGGATCTTCGAGGCCGAAGTCGAGCTGGCAAGCCTCCTGCAATCGCTTCTGCGCATCCGGCCCATACGCGATCAGACGGCAGCTATCGCCCAATCGTTCGTCGAGGAGAATCTTCCGTCCGTCGCCAGTCTCCACCAGAGGCTGGGGCAGCATGCGGCCGACGAGCCTCCCTTGTCCGGACAGGTCGAAAAATCCGCTTTCGTAAAAGGGCTTTGGCTTGTACTTCATCTGTGCGAAGTAGGCGTGCACCCGCGGTGCAAACCGCGTCATAAGGAACCCATTCTGAATGAGGAAGGCTTGCAAACGCGACCTGGGCGCGAAGATGCGGCCCATGTTGACGGCGAGCTGGATCAGCGCGAGCGCATGCGGCTTGCGCTCTTCAGAGTAAGTAAGCAATAGCCTTGGGCCAAGATCGCCCCGGACGACCGCTGCCAACTTCCAGCCCAGGTTGTATGCGTCTCGCAGCCCACTGTTCAGGCCCTGCCCCGCGAATGGCGGAGAGAGATGTGCCGCATCGCCGGCTAGAAAGATGCGATCGGTGTTCCACGTATCGGCGCTCCGCGCATGGAAGACGTACACCTGCGCACGCACGACGGGCGAATCCTTGTCCGGGCCATGAGCGGTCAGCAGTCTGTGTACGAACTCAGGCTGGGTCGCCTCTGCATCATCTTCGCCGTCTCGCAGCATGAACTCGTATCGGCGAATGCCGCGAGGCCCGGGCAGTGTAATCAGCGGACGCTCAGGATCGCAAACGACCCGCGTCTGCCGCAGGCGCTCTTTGGTGCTCTCCAGGTCCACGATCAGCCAACGTTGCCGATAGGTGGAGCCGATCAGCTCCGCGCCGATGCGTTTGCGACAGAAGCTCTTTGCCCCGTCGCAGCCGACGACGTAAGCCGCCCGAACCCAGACATCTTCGCCGTTTTCCGAGCGCGCCCGAACCGCGACCGCATCGGCGCTCTCGTCGATCTCCTCCACCGTGTGCGAGAAGAGCAGAGTGACGTTCGTGAATCGTTTCGCACCCATCAGGAGAGTCGCTTCGAGCCGCGGCTGCGTGAACGCGTTGCGCCGAGGAAATCCATATTCGCGCGTGGTCGGCTCAACCCGGAGAAAGCAGCGGCCGCCAGCGGTGAAATAGTGCGACCCATAGTCGGCCGCCACATCACGCATTACCTCTTCCACCAAACCAATCGCCTGCATGGTGCGCAGCGACTCGTCGTCGATCGAAACCGCGCGGGGGCTGCGGACGGTGCTTTCGTTGCGCTCCAGCACAACCACGCGCAATCCGGCACGACCTAGGATATTCGCCAGCGTGAGCCCGGTGGGACCCGCGCCGATGATCGCTACATCGCACTCAAGTTCACGATCCATCCCTTTATCCAAGATTGTCTGCGGGCTCACCCGGCGAAACGGCAGGAACACGCCGTCCCAATTGTTCTTTCGCCAGCGCCACCGACGAGACCAGCAGAAGAACGAGGCGGCGTTCGAGAGACTCATCGAACGAGACTTCTTCAATCATGATGCTGAGACTCGCGACGAGCGCCTGTTCCGCAAGAAACACCGGCACGGCCACGCCCACAATCCCGCGGTCGACCTCTCCATGCGAGACGCAGTAGCCGTTCCTCCGAATCGCCGCCAGTTCGCTGCGGAAGTTAGCTTCATTCGCCGCCGCGATCTGATCGGAAGGCTTGGCGGCCAGCAGCTTCGTCAGTCGCCGTGCGGTCAGTTGCGCGAGGATAACTTTCGACGTTGCGCCCCGGGTCAACGGCCGCGGGCGTCCGCGCTCGTAGCTTGTGTGCACGGAGCTGCCGGAGTTGCGCGCGTCGGCGACGCACATTACCGTATCGCCGTAGAGACGCGCCAGCACGCTGACACACGGAACGCCAACCTGCTGCACAAGCTCGGAGAGCATCGGTCCGATCAGCTGCACCATCGGGTCCGTCAACCGCGCACGGCGGTCGAACTCCACAAACGCGGCACCCAGCCGGTAGTGCCCTTCGTAGGCAAGCTCAAGCATATTCACGCGCGTCAGTTCCCGCACCGTCCGGTACACCGTGCTCGCGGGCACACCGACCGCGAGCGCTATCGCCTGCACGGTCCAGACGCTCTTCTCTTCGGAAAAGAGCGTGAGAACGCTGAAGTATCGATCAATTCCAGACATGACTGGAGCCTGTTTCCGGCTCTCGTTCAATCGTGTTACGGAGTGTCCCAAGCCCTTCGATCGTTACTTCGACTCGATCGCCAGCTTTCATGAAGATCTGCGGCTCTCGCTTGAACCCCACACCGCCGGGAGTGCCGGTCGCGATGACATCCCCCGGCGAAAGCCTCGTGAAGGCAGTCAGATAGGCAATGATGCGCGGAATCGAAAAGATCATGTCTCCGAGCTCTGCCTCCTGCATGACCGTTTCGTTCAGCAGCGTCTCGATGCGCTTGTTTTCGAGCGGTCCGGCCTCTTCCAGCGTCAGAAGCGAAGGACCGAAGGCGCCGGTGCGAGGAAAGTTCTTCCCCGGCGTGAACTGCGTTGTATGCCGCTGCCAGTCCCGAAGCGTCGCATCGTTGAAGATCGCAAATCCACCCACCAACTCCATCGCGTCTCCCTCTTTCACCCGAAAGCCGGACCTGCCGATTACCACCGCCAGCTCCCCTTCATAGTCCAATGCGGCCGAGTTCGGCGGCAAGACGATCGGCGTATCGTGTCCGGTCAGTGTGTCGGCGAAGCGTGTGAAGATCGCCGGATTCTCAGTGGCGGCTCTTCCGGTCTCCACCCGATGCTCTTCGTAGTTCAGCCCCACACACAGTATCTTGCCGGGGTTCGGAATCACCGGCAGATAGGTGAACTGGCCGAAGGCGTAATCGGTTGTGTTTGCCTTTGGAATCGATGGAAGAAGACCAAGCCCTTCGGCCGCCACCAACGACTTCAAGTCCGGCAGAACAGCGCCGATGCGAACTCCGAGATCGAATACGCCGTCCTGTCGCAGAATCCCGTAGCTGGCCCGACTCGATGCTTCAAATGTAATAAATGCCACGTTGATCCCCTTTTCTACGCTCTCAGAATGCCGCGTCCCCAAAGATTGACTGTGCGCTCCGCATGAGGCCATGTCTTGACCGGACGATCGTGCACGACCTCCAATTCCGCCGAGATTTCGATCCAGTTGCCGTCCGGATCGACGATAAAAATAAACAGATTATTGCCCGGCCCATGTCTGCCAGGACCCCACATCAGCGAGATGCCCTTGCTGGCCAGATGATCCGCCCAGTCGCGGATCGTATCCCACTCGCCAGCCTCATACGAGTGGTGGTCGACCCCCTGGCGATCCTGAAAGAAGCAGGCCAGGTTGTGATGTTCATGATTGCCTCGCATGAAGGATGTCATCAGCTTCCCATCGTCGCGGATAACCCGGTCCGAAACCCCAAAGCCCAACTTGCCCGAGTAAAACTCCTCGATCGCCTCGATGTTTCGCGAAGCCAGCGTGAGATGTTGCAACGGTCCGCGAATTCCCTTCGGTATCGCTGCAGAAGTACGTGCAAGTCCAAAGTGGAGAATGTTCCCATCCGGATCGATTACCGCGAAAGCATCCGTCTCGAACAACCGGCTGCCCACCGTACGCGGTTGCAACTCCATCCGCTCGGCGAGTTCGCGGAGGCCGGTGAGCGCTTCCGCATCGCGGACGGCGAAGCCTGCACAGGCAAGCCTCTTCGCCTCGCCGGTAGAGAGGAGAACTCGCCGCCCGGGCCCTGCCGCCAACCGGAGATCCTCAGCGAGAAGCTCGACGTTCATATCCATCACGTCTGCATAAAACGCTGCAAGGCGCTCCGGCTGCGGTGTTGTGAAGTGCAGGTGGTGCAGGTACGCGGAGGCTTGAAGCGCCGTAAGGGACATGATGGGTTTCCAGAATGACTGTTCTTCAATGACCAAAATCTTGATTGAACCTGCGACTCACAGCGATGAGCTACGTGTAGATGGAGCGGTGCCGCTCCGCCTCCCACAGCCACAGGTCCCACGCACGATCCATCTGCCGCTCGTTCGTTATTGCTGCCGCAGCGGCCTCTTCTGCGGTAAGGTAAGTGACCTCGCCAAGCTGAAGCGCGTCTGCTTGAATGCGCGCATTCATCTCCAGGTACACGGCTCGAAACACCGCTTGTCTTAGGTTCTCTCCAACTACGGTCGAGCCGTGACCGCGCAGCAGCACAGCCACGTGCTGTTTGAGGCATCGCGAAAGCGCAGCGCCAAGCCGGGAATCTCGAATGAGCAGGTCGGTCGAATCCCCTGCGTCCTCACGAATCTCGTAAACGGGCGTGCTCTCCCCCAAAAATCCGGCAAGATGGTACACCGGGCGAATCGTCGCGCTCTTTACGACAGAAAACGGGATCACGGCGGGCGAGTGGCTATGAACCACCGCCATTACATCCGGCCGGGCACGGTAGACCTCACTATGGATGAATCGTTCAATATAGCTGGGCCGCGTGTCATCCCGGACTTCCCTGCCCTCCAGGTCATAGGTCAGGATGTCTCCCGAAGCCACGAGCGCGGGCGCCATACTCCGGGACAACAGAAACCTGGCTGGGTCAATGGCGTGACGAACACTCACGTGCCCAAAGCCGTCCACAACCCCGCGCGCGAAGAGAACGTGGTTGGCCGCAACCAGCTCTTTGACCTGTCCTGCGATCCTTTCGTCTGAATTGTCCATGGATCCATGTTCGCACAGATCTCATTTTTTGATAATCATTCATATCATTTTTATCTACATATACGAAATTTGCTAATATAGACGTCGAAGTAGGCAGATTGCACTCAGAAATTTCTGAGCTGTTCGGAAGAATGGACTCAAGAAAAATGGCTCATTAGAGCGAGTGTCTTCCGACGAGAATCCGAACCTCCGCTCCGCCTATCATGCTTTCAAAATCTTCTTCAAATCAAGGTGCCGAATGACGCAAAAACTCGACTGCCCAGTGATCGCGATCGAAGAGCACTATTGGGACGCGGAACTCGCATCTCACTTCTCCGGCTCGGAAGGATCTCGATCCGGCCGGATCGAAGAGAGGCTCCGCGATTTCGGCGGCGACCGCATCGCCGACATGGACTCGGCCGGCATCGACCTGTGCGTGTTGTCGCACGGCTCACCCTCCGCACAGAAGTTGTCCGCGGAGATCGCGGTTCCGCTCGTCGAACGAGTGAACGACCGGCTTGCCGCGGCGCTCGCAGCCAACCCCCGCTTCGCGGCGTTCGCGGCGCTGCCGACCATCCTGCCCGAAGCAGCAGCCGACGAGCTCGAGCGCTGTGTTGCCATGGGCTTCAAGGGCGCGATGGTCCACGGCATGACCGGCGGCGAGTTTCTCGACCTCAAAAAATTCCACCCCATCTATGCCCGCGCCGAAAAGCTGAATGTGGCCATCTACATGCATCCATCGCTGCCGCACCCGGCGGTCATCGAGGCTTACTACAAGGATTACCTCGCCGACTTCCCGATGCTGGCCCGGCCTGCCTGGGGATACGGTGTAGAGGCGGGAACCCAGGGGCTGCGGATGGTCCTATCCGGCGTCTTCGAGCGCTACCCGAAGCTCAAGATCATTCTCGGGCATCTGGGCGAGACCTTGCCGTTTCAGCTCTGGCGCATCGACCAGGCCCTGTCCCGCTCCGGACAAAAATCGGTCCACTTCCGCGAGGTATTCACCAACAACTTCTGGATCACCACCAGCGGTTTCTTCTCGACGCCCGCGCTGCTCTGTTGTGTGCAGGAGATCGGGGCCGAACGAATCCTGTTCAGCGTCGATTGGCCATTCATCTCAGACAGCAAGCCCGCCGTCGACTGGATGAAAGGCGTCCCGCTCCCGGCAACGGACAAAGCGAAGATCCTGAGCGGCAATGCCAGCTCGCTCCTCAAACTGTAGTGGGGAATGATCGGATTCGCGCGACGTCATCCGTCGCAGGCTGGCTGCATCGCAGTCTCTCGTTTTTCAAGCAGCAGTTCGGCGGTGATCTCCCACATGCGGACGATATAATCCCTCGCGTCGTAGCGCGAGCGCTTGCCTACCTCGAATGGCTCTGCGAAATCGTGGCAAAGATCAAGGAGCTACCAACCGAGGACCTTGATTTCCTCTAAGTAGGTGTGACGAAATGCATAGTTAAACACGAGCGCTGCCAATGCCTCATCCGTCACAATCGCCCGACCGCCATCTTCGACTTTGTCTGTTTGTTTGTCGCTCTTTCTCTTGCGCTTCATCAAAGCCCTAATCACCGGAGACCAGCCCAACAGTGCGGCGCAGGTCATGTGAAGGATGTCATGGAAACGGTAGCCGTCAGCCTCGTAGGAATTGTCGTTTAGCTTCGCTCCCAGCCGCTCTCCATCGATGAAGACTTCCACCTTCGATACTCCGTCCTCTACGGAAGCAACAAACTGCGCTGTGAAGAGGCGCGGTAATTGCTCCCCAGGGGGGAAGTGTTCATCGAAATCCACCCAGTCGTCTTCACCTGTCGGCAACCATCTCGAAGTCGTCTTCTCAAGATTGTGAACAGCGATGTCTTCAAGCGATAGGTCTTCCAACTTTGCAATTGCTGTGAGATACCAAAGAATATCGCCCAGCTCTTCTTTGACTTTCTCTCGAAATCCGGTGAACTGATCGCCGTCTCGCAGTCTCTTCTTATACAGCGTGTGGATCGAGCCGGTTTCTCCCGCAAGGCCGTAGAGTGCGACGGTCACAGGATTTTGCGTACCGAGGCGGTTTGTATCCATAGCTCGCTTTTGATAATCGTCAAATCGCCTCAGTGGCCTCCTGAAATGGAGCGATCAGTTCGGGTTCTTCTACTTTGGCTACAAGCGCAACGCAACTCAACGCCGTTAGCTCTAGTCCCATTTCGAAAGCCACAAAGCGACCTAGATGGATTAGACCAAGATAATTTCCATATGCGCGGGCCCAGAGATAATGCATCGGATAGAGCCGGAAATGCGAAGTCCGTTCCTGCCCTCCGGTATAAATGCCAACTGCTGCATGCATGGAAAGCCCTGAAAGGGGGTAGCGTTGAGGTCGACATCCGGCGCCAGAATGCCGCAGTGGAGAGCTGATCGCCGGCGAATACCGCCGCGGTAAGCTGAAATTACAAACTCGAGCTGATTAAACGCAGACTCCGAGGGTTGAGGGTAGCCAATCAGTCGCTGGCCTTGTTTTGGTGTGCCTCTTCGCCAGCTTCTTTTTGTGGCTGGCGCACGGCTTCGCGTGGGCGATGATCCCAGTGTAATCCGCAGAGTGGTATAAAAACACCATCAAGAAGGCGACGAAGCGAAGTACATCCAGTTCTGGGTGGAAGTAGGAACGCATTGCTCCGTCTCCTAAAGTTGTTCTAGTTGACTCGTAGGATCGTGGTGCTGAAAGGCGGAAGTTCAGCCTTGACCCGTTGGTCCTGGAGCTTAATCGATTCCTGCTCCCCAAGAAGCACCGAGGACGATTTGCAATTGGCTAAAGACGTTCCGTTTGTCGCCAGTGAGAGTTCTGCAGGCTTTGCACTTTTGTTCAGCAAGACGAGCATTCTCCCGTGCTGGGTGTCACACCCTGAGCTAAGACCGGAGCCCCTGACGAAAGCAATTGTCTTCAGGTCCGACTCGATGATTTGCTGCTCGCCTCCGCTTAATTCTGGGGAAGACTTGCGGATGCTCAGTAGGTTTTTGACCCAATCATGAATGAGGGATTGCTCGGGCGTTCGGGTGTGAGAATCGAAAGCACCCGTCGATGCTGGTGAGGAAGGAAAGCCGCCAAGGAAGTCTCGCCGGTTATCGGGATCATGGCCCCCAGTCATTCCAATCTCGTCACCGGAATAGATCACTGGTGTTCCACGCATGGTCAGGATGATTCCGAAGGCCAGTTGAAGCTTCTCCGGCGTTGCGGCCGGATCATTCATGAAACGGTCTGTATCGTGACTACCCAGGAGCGTAACAAGGCGCTCTGGATGCGGATAGAGTGTATCCTGACGGAAAAGCAGGTCGAGATCCGTCATCGGAGCATCGCGCAAGATTACATTGCGGAGGACTCCATAAAGGGGATAATCGAACGGGGTGTAGAGGCGGGTGTCTATCGGTGTGGTCTTTCCTATCTGGCTTCCACCTGCAAAGAAGGCGTTGACCGCAGGAGGGAGAACGTATGTCTCGTTGAAGACTTCCCCCACGGTCGTCAGCCTGGGATATTGATCGAACAGTTCTTTGTGGAAGTCATGCCAGAACTGGCGGCCGACGTAAGGGAAGGTGTCCAGGCGAAGCCCGTCAGCGGACGTTTGCTCAATCCACCACATGGCATTCTGGATCAGGTAAGCGCTGACTAAGGGGTTCTCCTGGTTCATGTCTGGGAGCAGATCGACGAACCAGCCGTCTTGGACGTTGCGAACCTCGTCCTGACTCGCATGTGGGTCCATCAGCGCGGGGAAGACTCCAGAAGCCGGCCGATGGGCGATCTTCGTCCCGTGAAACCAGTCGGGCGTCGGCGAGTCGTTGACCCACGGGTGATTTGGCCCGACATGGTTGGGAACCGTATCAAGCACAAGTTTCATGCCTTGCTGATGCAAAGAGTTAGCCAGCGTCTTCAGATTGTCGAGACTCCCGAAGTGCTCGTCGACGGAATACAAATCTGTTGCACCGTATCCGTGATAGCTTTCGCGCTCGTGGTTTTGCTGTACCGGAGTCAGCCAAACGGTGCTTGTTCCCAGGTCTCGAAGGTATCCGAGGTGGTCGAGAACTCCCTTGATGTCTCCACCATGCCATGCATGCGGGTCCATTCGGTCGTACGGCATACCGGGCTGCACATTGTTCTTTGCATCGCCGTCTGCGAAGCGATCCGTCATGATCAGGTAAAAAGAGTCGTTTGCGGAGAAGCCTTTCGGCCCCTGTCTTCCGGTCGTCCGGTTGGCCAATTCATAGGGTACAGAGGCCGAACCTTTATCGTTCGTCACGGTCAGAAGCAAAGATCCTGGTCCCGCCGCGTGTTCCTCGAGCCGGAGAAACGCCCAGTGGCCATTTGCCGAGACCTGCATTTTGCTGATCGTTGCTTTGGAATCGCCGAGTGAAAATCTTGCTCCGTCGAGGTGCTCGCCATAGACGAGGAGCATCGGATCCGGCAATCCCGTCCACCAGTTCGGAGGGTCGATCTTTGACATGATCGGTTTCTGGCACTGGACTGGCGAGGTGACAGTGAACAGCAGGAGGACGGAGGCGAAGTCTCCTGTCAAGGAGAGGCGCAGCGGTCCGACGGCTGCAATCTTCGCTCGGCGTGATCCGCGCTTGAGGAATGGAATCGAAAGCATCAGGGTCTCCAGCGGGCCGGGACACATTAGGGTGCAGGCCCGGAAAAGAAGGTGAAGAGCAATCCCAACACTGAAAGCTTTCTGCTCGGAACGCAATGATTCCGAGGTAATCAATCTCTGAACAGTTGTGATCTTTCGGTAAGCAACCTGTATTGAGCACCTTGTGGGGAAACCTTTATCATCTTCAAACGAGGTTTGTTCATCCTGGATCAGATAGCCACATCCTTACAAGACGTTCGCCCGAAAGGTTCACACCGGCGCCTGGCATTCGGCGCGTTCTCGGCAGACCTCCAGGCGGAAGAACTTTGGAAAGATGGAGTGCGAGTCCGTATTCAGCGGCAACCCTTTCAGGTGCTCGCCAGCCTTCTAGAACATCCCGGCAGGACCGTCTCCAGAGAAGAAATCCAGCATAGGCTGTGGGGCGACCAAGTCAATGTAGATTTCGATCACGGCCTGAATGCCGCAGTAAAAAAGCTGCGAGAAGCTCTGGAAGACCCGTCCGATGCCCCCATCTATATACAGACGGTCTCGCGAAAAGGTTACCGCTTTGTCGCTGAGGTACATGGTGCGGAGCCGCCCGCCGCTGTGAGCGTGGTCAGCGAAAGCGAGCCGGAGCTTACGACACCCGTCTTGCCAGACCACCAAACGGCGGTGCAAAAAGCTAACGTAGCCAAATGGCCGTACGTCCTCGCCTTAGCAGCGATCGCAGCATTCATCGCGTTCATCATCAAGCTTCCGAGATCCAACGGGTGGGTACCAGTTCCGAAAATCACGCAAATTACACATTCCGGGCGGCTCTCAGTCGGAAGTGCGGACGTGCCGAGCTTCCCTGCGATCGTGACGGACGGGACTCGCATCTACTACACCACCGAGAGCAATGGGTGGGCCTCACTGAAGGCAACATCGGTGAATGGAGGCACAGAGACCTCCATTCAATTACCACCAGGATTGGCGGAGCCGGAAATCAGCGACATCTCTCGCGACGGCACGAAGCTACTCCTGCTCGACGTGCATTCCGCCGGATCAGAGCACCCGCTCTGGATTGTACCGTCTACAGGAGGACCAGCCCGCAGGTTTGCGGCTGTATCGGCACATGCGGGAACCTGGACTCGAGATGGGTTGCACATCGTGTACGCACGTGATGAAGAACTCGAGATTGCAGATGAGAACGGCACGAATGCTCGCAGGTTAGCAGTTCTTCCCGGAAGAGCTTACTGGTTGCGCTGGTCGCCGGACGAACACCGGCTTGCTTTTACGCTGCTCGACCCCACGACTAAAACCCTTTCGCTCTGGAGCGTAACCGCCGACGGCAGCTCTCTGAGGAGATTCTTTCCAAACCGCTCGACAACATCCCTTGACTGTTGCGGCTCCTGGATGCCCGATGGTTCAGGATATCTTTTTCAGTCGACCAGCGGTGGTTTCGGTTTCAGCAATGATCTCTGGCTTGGCACCACGGATGCTGGAATTGGTAAGAGAGGTCTTTCCCCAAGGAATCTTACTAATGGTCCCGTCGACTACCAGTTTCCAGTGAGCAATCTGTCCGGAAGCAAACTATTCTTTACCGGCGCTGGATCCCTCGTGCAATACCGTGTCTTTGATCCTGCTCGTAACGAATTCGTTCCGTTTCAGGTTGACGATCAGCAGGCAAGCTCCTTGAACTTCTCAAGCGATGGCAAGTGGATGACGTGGGTTCGGTCCGGCGATTCGACGCTTTGGAGGTCGCGCTGTGATGGCGAGGAACGCGTCGAGATCAGTCCGTCCCCACTCCAGGTTCGGCTTGCTCGCTGGTCACCGGACGATTCTCAAATTGTTCTTATGGCTCGTGAACCGGGGAAAGCATGGCGAATCTATATCATGCCAGCGACCGGCGGTACTCCACGCCCGATCCTTCCAGGAGACGCCGCTCAGACCAATCCCGAATGGACTCCCGATGGCAACTCGATCCTATTCGCAC
This Tunturibacter gelidoferens DNA region includes the following protein-coding sequences:
- a CDS encoding alpha-amylase family glycosyl hydrolase, which encodes MLSIPFLKRGSRRAKIAAVGPLRLSLTGDFASVLLLFTVTSPVQCQKPIMSKIDPPNWWTGLPDPMLLVYGEHLDGARFSLGDSKATISKMQVSANGHWAFLRLEEHAAGPGSLLLTVTNDKGSASVPYELANRTTGRQGPKGFSANDSFYLIMTDRFADGDAKNNVQPGMPYDRMDPHAWHGGDIKGVLDHLGYLRDLGTSTVWLTPVQQNHERESYHGYGATDLYSVDEHFGSLDNLKTLANSLHQQGMKLVLDTVPNHVGPNHPWVNDSPTPDWFHGTKIAHRPASGVFPALMDPHASQDEVRNVQDGWFVDLLPDMNQENPLVSAYLIQNAMWWIEQTSADGLRLDTFPYVGRQFWHDFHKELFDQYPRLTTVGEVFNETYVLPPAVNAFFAGGSQIGKTTPIDTRLYTPFDYPLYGVLRNVILRDAPMTDLDLLFRQDTLYPHPERLVTLLGSHDTDRFMNDPAATPEKLQLAFGIILTMRGTPVIYSGDEIGMTGGHDPDNRRDFLGGFPSSPASTGAFDSHTRTPEQSLIHDWVKNLLSIRKSSPELSGGEQQIIESDLKTIAFVRGSGLSSGCDTQHGRMLVLLNKSAKPAELSLATNGTSLANCKSSSVLLGEQESIKLQDQRVKAELPPFSTTILRVN
- a CDS encoding winged helix-turn-helix domain-containing protein, with protein sequence MRVRIQRQPFQVLASLLEHPGRTVSREEIQHRLWGDQVNVDFDHGLNAAVKKLREALEDPSDAPIYIQTVSRKGYRFVAEVHGAEPPAAVSVVSESEPELTTPVLPDHQTAVQKANVAKWPYVLALAAIAAFIAFIIKLPRSNGWVPVPKITQITHSGRLSVGSADVPSFPAIVTDGTRIYYTTESNGWASLKATSVNGGTETSIQLPPGLAEPEISDISRDGTKLLLLDVHSAGSEHPLWIVPSTGGPARRFAAVSAHAGTWTRDGLHIVYARDEELEIADENGTNARRLAVLPGRAYWLRWSPDEHRLAFTLLDPTTKTLSLWSVTADGSSLRRFFPNRSTTSLDCCGSWMPDGSGYLFQSTSGGFGFSNDLWLGTTDAGIGKRGLSPRNLTNGPVDYQFPVSNLSGSKLFFTGAGSLVQYRVFDPARNEFVPFQVDDQQASSLNFSSDGKWMTWVRSGDSTLWRSRCDGEERVEISPSPLQVRLARWSPDDSQIVLMAREPGKAWRIYIMPATGGTPRPILPGDAAQTNPEWTPDGNSILFARTLVRGPGIPSVESLSRFDLLHSKVTEIPNSQSMTAARYSPNGRYLSAISDRAIMLLDLKSGRWSRLSDLSAENTFWSNSGEKLFTQATKEEGEPLYEISVPGGQARMIEATTRLNSENFVEFRLVGLSGDRPVIAARLATANIYSRDTASMH